The sequence below is a genomic window from Bradyrhizobium septentrionale.
CAAAGTATTCTTCGTGAGATGCTGCTTGTCGAGCTGATCAAGCATCTGGCCAAGCGAGCTGTCGACGAAGTCGAGCGACAATTCGAGCTGCGCGCTCGGTGTGCCCTTTGCGTCCGTGTAGCCGTCGGCGGTGACCTTCTGTCCGACGCTGACGGCCTGGAAGTTCATGCCCAGGATCGCCGGCACGCCAACCGTCTTGGTCCCGGTGTGGTCGAGGCCCTTGATCCAGTTCAGGACGGCGGTGACCTTCAGATTGTCATAGTAGCGGGTGTAGACCGGGTTCACGGTCCAGTCGTCGCCGGCCTGGGGTGCCGGGATCAACTGGGGTGCGGTGGCAAGCACGGTCGTCGAATTGATCTCGGGCGCGTAGAGCTCATCGAGGCCCTTGCCGGAGGGGCCGCTGATAATCTCATAGGCCGGGTGCTTGTCCGACCAGGCCGTGCGCAGGCCGGCCTCGTGGATGACTTCCATGATCGTCGTGGTGTCGTTCTTCAGGTACGCGTGCGGATAGACCGGCTGGCAAGCGCCGCCGACCTTGCGCAGCGGCAGGTTAGCCGGATTGATGTGGTCGGAATTCGTCGGGCCACCGCCGTCGAGCTTGGTCAGATCGTAATCGAGCGCTTCAAAGTATGTGGCTTCGGTGCCCGGCTTGCCCTGGCAGTTGCTGCCGGGCGGAAACAGGGTCTGGTCGTAGGTGTCGTCGTAAAACACGCCGTGCGTCTTCGGCGAGGCGCCGGTCATGAACGCCAGCAGCCCCGGAAAGGAATCCGACGGGCGGGAGGTGTGCGCATTGGTGTAATGCAGACCATGCCTCAGCAGCTTGGCGAAGGCCGATGTCGGGTGTCCCTTGACATAATGCTGCAGGTCGACCTCGTGCATGCCGTCGACGCTGATCAGAAGCACATGCTCGATGGCGCGATGATCGCGGTCGTCATCGTCGGCACGTGCGGCCGTGCTGAGCGCGCTCGAGCCGAGCAACACTGCAATTGCGAACTTTCCAATTCTATTCATGATGGACGCCCTCCCTGGAGAAATTGGCGTCCTTGAATACCGCTGCGAACACGACGGCGATGTGAAACCGGAATGATAATGCCGTGACTGTCCCGCACTCGAGCGATGCGGCCGGTTCGCCAGAAGAAGCCAGAAGAAAGTGCGTCAAGACAAGAAATCGAGAGCCCCGATTCGATTCAATCGGAACGGAAGCAGCGCTAGCGCCGCAGCGCCGGCACAACCAGGAACGGAATCAGGCCGAGCACCACGTTGACCAACGCGAAGGCGATCAGCGGATTGTAGCTATGGGTCCAGTCGTGGATCAGGCCGCCGCCCCATGAGCCGAGGCCGGAGCCGAGACCGCTGCCGATCATGATGGTGCCGTAGATGGTGCCGACGCGCTCGCCGCGGAAGATCTTTAGCGCGGTCGCGGTGATCAGCGGGCCGCGCGAGCCGATCATGCTGCCGAAGCAGATGATGAAGCCGGTCAGCAGCCAGTAGTTCGGATGCCACTGCAGCAGCCAGAGCAGGATGATGCCGAGGATCGAGACGCCGTAGCTGAACAGCACACTGGGGCGGCGGCCGATGATGCCGTCGAGCGTGGAGACGCCGAGCATGCCGACGAACAGCGCGACACCAGAGAAACCCCAGGCCGTTGCGGCCTGCAGCGGCGGGAAGCCGACATCGATCAAATAGGCGACGATCTGCGCCGTCAGCGCATACATCGCGACCGCCGTGAAGAAGAAGGTGGAGAACAGCGCCCAGAAGGCGTGGTGGCGCATCGCGCCGAGCAGCGTCCAGCCTTCGTCGGCCAGGCTGGTCTCCGCCTTCCTGACGATGTGCGGCGATCCGCCTGCGAGCAGGCGCCACGGCAGCAACACCAGCGGCACAAGGAGGCAGAGCGCACCGACGCCGAACGCCTGATAGGCGTTGCGCCAGCCGATCCGGTCGATCAGGACCTGCGACAGCGGTAGCAGCACCAGCAAGCCGGCACCCATTGCCGAATACATCACCGCCATCGCGGTCGGCAGCCGCGGCCCGAACCAGCGGCCGAGCAGGATCGAGTTCGACACGTTGCCGATCAGCGCGGTGCCGAAACCGACGCAGAGGCCGACGCTGAGCTGGAATTGCCAGAGCTGCTGGGCGCGCGACGCCACCAGGAAGGCGCCGCCGAGCAGCGAGAGGCCGAGCGCATAGACCACGCGCGGGCCCGAGCGGTCGAACAGGCGTCCGACCAGCGGCGCGGCGAGACCGCTGGCGAGCCATGCGAGCGAATAGACCGACACCACCGAGGCGCGATCCCAGCCGAAGTTTTCCGAGATCGGTTTCAGGAACACCGTAAAACTGTCGCTAAGGCCGCGCCCGAGCACCGACAGCACGAAGCACAGCGCCAGCACGTTCAGTGCAACGCGCGCGGATTTCGGCTTCGCGAGCCTGTCGTCGAGGGGGGTGTTCTGGTCCATCGCAAAGGAGGGAGCGCGCTTTCGACACGCCCCGCAACCGACAAATGCGAATGTGCCTATGCAGGCTTCAGCAGCACGTGCCGCTTCTTGCCGAGCGACAGTTTCACCACGCCTTCGGGCGTCAGATTGGCCGACGTCAGCAGCATCTTCTCGTCGGTGACGGCGGCATCGTTGATGCGCAGTCCGCCGCCCTTGATCTGCCGGCGCGCTTCGCCGTTGGAGGCGACGAGCTCGGCCTTGACGAAGGCGGCAAGCACGCCGAGGCCCGCTTCAAATTCGCCGCGCGGAATTTCGACCGTCGGCAAGGTCTCGGCCAGCGCGCCTTCCTCGAAGGTGCGGCGCGCGGTCTCGGCGGCCTCAGCGGCCGCGGCGCGGCCGTGGAGCAGGGCGGTGGCTTCGGTCGCCAGCACCTTCTTCGCCTCGTTGATCTCGCTGCCGCCGAGCGCTGCAAGCTTGTTGATCTCGCTCATCGGCAGGATCGTGAACAGCTTGAGAAACTTGACGACGTCGGCGTCCTCGACATTGCGCCAGTACTGCCAGAAGTCGTACGGCGAGAACTGGTCGGCATTGAGCCACACCGCGCCCTTGGCGGTCTTGCCCATCTTGTCGCCGGAGGCGGTGGTGAGCAGCGGCGTGGTCAGCGCGAACAGCTGCGGCGAGCCCATGCGGCGGCCGAGATCGACGCCGTTGACGATGTTGCCCCACTGGTCGGAGCCGCCCATCTGCAGCCGGCAGCCGGCGCGGCGCGCCAGCTCGACGAAGTCGTAGGCCTGGCAGACCATGTAGTTGAATTCGATGAAGCTCATCTCCTGCTCGCGCTCGAGCCGGAGCCGCACCGAGTCCATGGTCAGCATGCGGTTGACCGAGAAGTGCCGGCCGATGTCGCGCAGCATCTCGATCCAGTTCAATTTCGTCAGCCACTCGGCGTTGTCGAGCATGATGGCGTCGGAATGTCCGTCGCCGTAGCGCAGCACCTTGGCGAACACGCCGCGGATTGAGGCCTTGTTGGCTTCGATTTCCGCGACCGTGCGCATCGCGCGCGTCTCGTCCTTGCCAGAGGGGTCGCCGACCATCGTGGTGCCGCCGCCCATCAGCGTGATCGGCTTGTTGCCGCTTTGCTGCAGCCAGTACAGCATCATCATGGTGAGGAAGTTGCCGATGTGCAGCGACGGCGCGGTGCAGTCGTAGCCGACATAGGCGGTCGCCTCGCCCTTCGCGGCAAGCGCGTCGAGGCCCTCGAAATCGGAGCACTGGTGGACGAAGCCGCGTTCCTGTAGAGTATTCAGGAAATCCGATTTAAATGCAGTCATTTGTCGGCGAGCCAGATCATTCTTGTTTTACGGTTTTTGCATCTATTTGCGGAACCTTGACGCTTAGGCCTCGCAGGCCGCCGCGCAGTGGCATTATAGGATGTACTTGTTTGAGACAAGCCGGGGGTTCCCGGCTGGGGCGCTTCCAAGATGATGTTAACGGCACTCGGTCTGATGAGCGGCACCTCGCTCGACGGGGTCGACGTCGCACTGATCGAGACCGACGGCCGCCAGATCAAGGCCTTCGGACCCTCGGGCTATCGACCCTATACTGACGGCGAGCGCAGCCTGCTGCGCCAGGCGCTGACCGAGGCGGTTCATCTGTCGCGGCGTGACGCCCGGCCGGGGATCTTGCGGCAGGCCGAGCAGGCGGTCACCACGGCCCATGCCGAGGCGGTCGCCAGCTTCACGGCGCAGAACCGGATCTCCGCCCAGGAGATCGACATCGTCGGGTTCCATGGCCAGACCGTGCTGCATCGCCCGGAGCGGAAGCTGACGGTGCAGATCGGTGATGCCCTGGCGCTTGCCAAGGCGATCCACATTCCGGTGATGCATGATTTCCGCGCCGCCGACGTCGAGGCGGGCGGGCAGGGCGCGCCATTCGTGCCGGTCTACCATCGTGCGCTGGCGCAATCGCTGAACCGCGAGGGGCCGATCGTCGTGGTCAATATCGGCGGCGTCTCCAATATCACCTACATCGACGGGGCGGACACGCTGATCGCCTGCGACACCGGGCCGGGCAACGCGCTGCTCGACGACTTCATGTTCCGCCAGATGCATCAGCCGTTCGACACCGCCGGGAAGTTCGCCGCGCTGGGCAAAGCTGACGAGGCCTGGATCGCACAGGCCCTGAGGTTGCCGTTCTTCACGCTGCCGCCGCCGAAATCGCTCGACCGCAACCACTTTGCCAGCCTGAAGCTCGGCGCCGTGGCGCCCGCCGATGGCGCGGCGACGCTGACCGCCTTCACCGCGGCTGCGATCGCCCGCGTCGTGCCGCTGTTGCCGAAGGTGCCGAAGAGCTGGATCGTCTCCGGTGGCGGCGCCTCCAACCTCACGATGATGCGGATGCTGCGCGAACGGCTCGCGCCGGCGATCGTGGAACCCGCCGAGGCGCTGGGCTGGGCCGCGGACGCCATCGAGGCGCAGGCCTTCGGCTTCCTCGCCGCGCGCGGCCTGAAGGGCCTGCCGCTGAGCTATCCCGCCACTACGGGGGTGCCGATCCCGATGACCGGGGGCATCATCGCGCGACCGTGATTTAGATGCAAATGCATCTACCTTGACAGTTCCATGCCGCTGCATTTAATTCGATGCAGTTGCATTGAACGCGAGGTTCGCCATGGCCGCCCTGAAGCTGATCAGCCACAAGCTCTGCCCCTATGTGCAACGCGCGGTGATCGCGCTGCATGAAAAGGGCGTGCCGTTCGAGCGGATCGACATCGATCTCGGCAACAAGCCGGACTGGTTTTTGAAGATCTCGCCGCTCGGCAAGGTGCCGGTGTTGGTCGTGACCCGTGACGACGGCACCGAGGTCGCGCTGTTCGAGAGCAACGTGATCTGCGAGTACATCGAGGAGACGCAGGCCGGCGCCAAGCTGCACCCCAAGGAGGCGCTAGTCCGCGCCGAGCATCGCGCCTGGATGGAGTTCGGCTCGGCCATTCTCGGCGATCTCTGGGGGCTCGAGACCGCAACCGATGCCGCGGCCTTCGAGAGCAAGCGGCAGGCGGTCGTCGCGAAATTCGCGCGGGTCGAGGCGGCGCTGGGTGCGGGGCCGTTCTTCGCAGGCCCAAATTTCAGCCTGGTGGATGCGGTGTTCGCGCCGGTCTTCCGCTACTTCGATCTGTTCGACCAGCTGATCGATCTCGCGGTGTTCACGCATACGCCAAAACTGCGCGCCTGGCGCCGCGCGCTGGCGCAGCGGCCGAGCGTGCGCAGCGCCGTGTCAGCCGACTATCCCGCGCTGCTACACGCATTCCTGGTTAACCACCGCGCGCACATGCTCAAGCTTGCCGCGTAAGCCATGTCGCACTCGGTTGCCTGGATCGCGCTCGTCGTCGCCGGAATGCTTGATGTCGGCTGGGCGATATCGATGAAATACGCCGAAGGTTATACGCGGCTCGGCTGGACGCTGGTCTCGCTGGTGCTGCTCGCCGCCTTCGTGTTCCTGCTCGGGCGCGCGCTGCAGGTGCTCGGCGTCGGCGTCGCCTACACGGTGTGGACCGGCATCGGCGCGGTCGGCACGCTGACCATGGGCGTGCTGTTGTTCAACGAAGCCTTGAACCCGATGAAGGTTGCGGGGATTGCGCTGGTGCTGATCGGCATTGCCGCGTTGAAGTTCGCGCCGGAATAGACGGGGACCGTAGCCCAGATGAGCGAAGCGATATCCGGGGTCTGCGCCGTTGCGACCCGCATGTCGCTTCGCTCATGCGGGCTACATCATGTTCGTCCTCACCGCACGTTGGCGAGGCGCATATCGAGATAGCCGGTCACCGT
It includes:
- a CDS encoding alkaline phosphatase family protein, with the protein product MNRIGKFAIAVLLGSSALSTAARADDDDRDHRAIEHVLLISVDGMHEVDLQHYVKGHPTSAFAKLLRHGLHYTNAHTSRPSDSFPGLLAFMTGASPKTHGVFYDDTYDQTLFPPGSNCQGKPGTEATYFEALDYDLTKLDGGGPTNSDHINPANLPLRKVGGACQPVYPHAYLKNDTTTIMEVIHEAGLRTAWSDKHPAYEIISGPSGKGLDELYAPEINSTTVLATAPQLIPAPQAGDDWTVNPVYTRYYDNLKVTAVLNWIKGLDHTGTKTVGVPAILGMNFQAVSVGQKVTADGYTDAKGTPSAQLELSLDFVDSSLGQMLDQLDKQHLTKNTLVVVGAKHGQSPIDVDQLHMLKGSTNPRLLMGHADVVDPVDLLSAGGVKVAQETADDVSLIWLADHTQTAKAVGILENDKVLLNQARIEKIYTGDELEDKFGNPAQGRTPDIIIQPLHGTIYSGSSKKVSEHGGFTDDDTHVLLVVANPGFEGAVVDEKVENKQVAPTILRALHLNPNKLTGARAEHTTALPGFDR
- a CDS encoding MFS transporter; amino-acid sequence: MDQNTPLDDRLAKPKSARVALNVLALCFVLSVLGRGLSDSFTVFLKPISENFGWDRASVVSVYSLAWLASGLAAPLVGRLFDRSGPRVVYALGLSLLGGAFLVASRAQQLWQFQLSVGLCVGFGTALIGNVSNSILLGRWFGPRLPTAMAVMYSAMGAGLLVLLPLSQVLIDRIGWRNAYQAFGVGALCLLVPLVLLPWRLLAGGSPHIVRKAETSLADEGWTLLGAMRHHAFWALFSTFFFTAVAMYALTAQIVAYLIDVGFPPLQAATAWGFSGVALFVGMLGVSTLDGIIGRRPSVLFSYGVSILGIILLWLLQWHPNYWLLTGFIICFGSMIGSRGPLITATALKIFRGERVGTIYGTIMIGSGLGSGLGSWGGGLIHDWTHSYNPLIAFALVNVVLGLIPFLVVPALRR
- the tyrS gene encoding tyrosine--tRNA ligase, with protein sequence MTAFKSDFLNTLQERGFVHQCSDFEGLDALAAKGEATAYVGYDCTAPSLHIGNFLTMMMLYWLQQSGNKPITLMGGGTTMVGDPSGKDETRAMRTVAEIEANKASIRGVFAKVLRYGDGHSDAIMLDNAEWLTKLNWIEMLRDIGRHFSVNRMLTMDSVRLRLEREQEMSFIEFNYMVCQAYDFVELARRAGCRLQMGGSDQWGNIVNGVDLGRRMGSPQLFALTTPLLTTASGDKMGKTAKGAVWLNADQFSPYDFWQYWRNVEDADVVKFLKLFTILPMSEINKLAALGGSEINEAKKVLATEATALLHGRAAAAEAAETARRTFEEGALAETLPTVEIPRGEFEAGLGVLAAFVKAELVASNGEARRQIKGGGLRINDAAVTDEKMLLTSANLTPEGVVKLSLGKKRHVLLKPA
- a CDS encoding anhydro-N-acetylmuramic acid kinase, translating into MMLTALGLMSGTSLDGVDVALIETDGRQIKAFGPSGYRPYTDGERSLLRQALTEAVHLSRRDARPGILRQAEQAVTTAHAEAVASFTAQNRISAQEIDIVGFHGQTVLHRPERKLTVQIGDALALAKAIHIPVMHDFRAADVEAGGQGAPFVPVYHRALAQSLNREGPIVVVNIGGVSNITYIDGADTLIACDTGPGNALLDDFMFRQMHQPFDTAGKFAALGKADEAWIAQALRLPFFTLPPPKSLDRNHFASLKLGAVAPADGAATLTAFTAAAIARVVPLLPKVPKSWIVSGGGASNLTMMRMLRERLAPAIVEPAEALGWAADAIEAQAFGFLAARGLKGLPLSYPATTGVPIPMTGGIIARP
- a CDS encoding glutathione S-transferase family protein, whose amino-acid sequence is MAALKLISHKLCPYVQRAVIALHEKGVPFERIDIDLGNKPDWFLKISPLGKVPVLVVTRDDGTEVALFESNVICEYIEETQAGAKLHPKEALVRAEHRAWMEFGSAILGDLWGLETATDAAAFESKRQAVVAKFARVEAALGAGPFFAGPNFSLVDAVFAPVFRYFDLFDQLIDLAVFTHTPKLRAWRRALAQRPSVRSAVSADYPALLHAFLVNHRAHMLKLAA
- a CDS encoding DMT family transporter, with translation MSHSVAWIALVVAGMLDVGWAISMKYAEGYTRLGWTLVSLVLLAAFVFLLGRALQVLGVGVAYTVWTGIGAVGTLTMGVLLFNEALNPMKVAGIALVLIGIAALKFAPE